One region of Olleya sp. Hel_I_94 genomic DNA includes:
- the lptC gene encoding LPS export ABC transporter periplasmic protein LptC, translating to MLNIKLHIIKNSVIALAMTLFFACKNNLDDVKKMGMSANDPVGVSDSINVKYTDSGRLAANLVSPKMYDFSNRAFAYSEFPEGVILHLYDKNRAKTTIISDYAILYDNTNLIDLRGHVIAATSTNDTLFAEQLYYDQSKQWLFTNLPATYRAKGYVTSGMGFDSDRDFKKAEVLGVTGQFAVQE from the coding sequence ATGCTAAACATTAAATTACATATAATAAAAAACTCAGTCATAGCATTAGCTATGACTTTGTTTTTTGCATGTAAAAACAATTTAGACGATGTAAAAAAAATGGGTATGTCTGCTAATGATCCAGTAGGTGTCTCAGACAGTATTAATGTTAAATATACAGACTCAGGTCGTCTAGCAGCAAATTTGGTTAGTCCTAAAATGTATGATTTTAGCAATAGGGCTTTTGCTTACTCTGAGTTTCCGGAAGGTGTTATTTTGCATTTGTATGATAAAAACAGAGCTAAGACTACTATTATATCAGATTACGCAATACTTTATGACAACACTAATCTTATTGATTTAAGAGGTCATGTTATTGCAGCTACTTCAACAAATGACACCTTGTTTGCAGAGCAACTATATTACGATCAAAGTAAGCAATGGTTATTTACTAATCTGCCAGCAACATACAGAGCCAAAGGATATGTAACTAGCGGAATGGGATTTGATTCGGACAGAGACTTCAAAAAAGCAGAAGTTTTAGGTGTTACAGGTCAATTTGC